Proteins from one Bufo gargarizans isolate SCDJY-AF-19 chromosome 8, ASM1485885v1, whole genome shotgun sequence genomic window:
- the LOC122944963 gene encoding myeloid-associated differentiation marker-like, with product MNFRNLISPLIIIRFFQIFLSCTAFSLVASVDAYHNQYGAWSMFTWILAFIMTILIVVLELTGFYNAIPISWEDFTSAFSMLASLMLFTTSIMYPSVFLQGVCSGHNCACRGAATAMSILCFFAYAIEVGLTRAKPGEISGFLSTVPGLLKVFETYVACIIFSLLPGIYPYPGLQWSVAVYSICFIITALIILLTIGRLLAMLPVNIEKVLIGFNILAVAMYLTVVVIWPLYFFKIALNGSARDNGIGITVLTCINFLAYVVDLAYSCRMVFFTVQA from the coding sequence ATGAATTTCCGCAACCTGATATCTCCACTGATCATCATACGTTTCTTCCAGATCTTTCTTTCCTGCACGGCATTCAGTTTGGTGGCCAGTGTAGACGCATACCATAACCAATATGGTGCTTGGAGTATGTTTACGTGGATCTTGGCCTTCATCATGACCATCTTAATAGTTGTTCTGGAGTTGACTGGATTCTACAACGCCATCCCCATATCTTGGGAGGACTTCACCTCTGCTTTCTCCATGTTGGCCTCATTGATGCTCTTCACCACCTCCATCATGTATCCTTCAGTCTTCCTACAGGGCGTGTGCAGTGGACACAACTGCGCTTGTCGCGGGGCCGCCACTGCCATGTCTATCCTGTGTTTCTTTGCTTATGCCATTGAGGTGGGCCTTACGCGTGCAAAACCTGGGGAGATAAGTGGATTTCTGTCCACCGTGCCGGGACTCTTGAAGGTCTTTGAGACCTACGTGGCCTGCATCATCTTCTCCCTTCTTCCGGGAATTTACCCGTATCCTGGGCTCCAGTGGTCCGTGGCGGTCTACTCCATCTGCTTCATCATCACGGCGCTCATCATTTTGCTCACCATTGGTCGCCTCTTGGCGATGTTGCCTGTAAatattgagaaggtcctcatTGGTTTCAACATTTTGGCGGTGGCGATGTACCTCACCGTGGTGGTTATATGGCCGCTGTATTTTTTCAAGATAGCTTTAAACGGGAGTGCACGGGACAATGGAATTGGCATCACGGTCCTGACCTGCATTAACTTTTTGGCGTACGTTGTGGACTTGGCGTATTCCTGCAGGATGGTTTTCTTTACGGTCCAAGCCTAG